The Labeo rohita strain BAU-BD-2019 chromosome 14, IGBB_LRoh.1.0, whole genome shotgun sequence genomic interval tacaaacagtaatattgtgaaatataattacaatttcaaataactgttttctatttgaatatattttaaaacataatttattcctatgatcaaagctgtattttcagcatcattactccaatatcacatgatccttcagaatttaatttttcaggattctataattaacagaatagaaaagaacagcatctgatacagaaatcttttgtaacatcttaaatatgttttttgatacttctgatcaatttaatgcatctttttttgacattttggtGGCACAGAAtttccttaaaaacaaaaagggttgaagaaataataaatttaagtaaaaataaatctaaactaCTTTTACAGCAATTCAGGtactaaatatcttctgtaATAACTGCTATGCTCTTTTGGCATAGCtgttattaaaacaaactaaGTTGGAGGAAAAACCCTAGTGGCATAAATTAACAAGCGCAGCAGGTGCAAAACACGGATGGACCGTAAATTACATGTGAACGACCTCACCAGCAGCTGAAACATCCTGCTCGAGTTGAACGTGGCCAACTGATGTGTTAATGCTCTTTAAACAGGATCACATTACAAAGCCGCTTCCTTCTCCAGGTGTTAAACGTCCGGCCGTTTGCGCTTCCACTCGGAGTGACGTAAACCTGATTTATGCAGCTGTACAGCTCGTTCCCGCAAACTCACACAGGTGAGAGAAACATACACATACTCGCACTGGAAAAGGTGACGGAACTCCTGCCGGagctttaaatgcttttagGGAAGTGAGCTCATTGTCTCCATAGAGATTCTTCAGCCGGAGGCAGCATGTGTGTGAAACATTTCAAACTAATTATGTAATATAGTTTTGCAGcatattatatgtttattttgcttCTTACGAATTCCCATACCTTTTATAGCTGTTCAGGGTTAAAGGATAAAGATTTTTAGAAGTCATTTTaaagatcaaaaatacagaaaaaggtaatattatgatatattattgcaatttaacagttttcccattttaatatattttaaaatataatttatttctgtgttgcaaagctgaattttcagcatcattactccagtctttagtgtcacatgatccttcagaaatcattctgatatgctgatttattatcaatgttggaaacagttatgctgcttaatatttttttggaacctgtgatacttttttcaggattctttgataaataaaacactaaaaaaacagcatttattcaaaatataagtattttctaacaatataagactttactgtcacttttatcaatttaacacatccttgctgaaaaaagtattaatttatttcaaaaaaagaaagacagaaaaaaatgacccaaactttgtttttcattttgtaatgtatattgttacaaaagatttctattttaaataaacactgttctttttaacattttattcatcaaagaataacgaaaaagtatcagttttcagaaaaaatattaagcagcacaactgtttccagcattgataataaatcagcatatcagaatgatttctgaaggatcatgtgacactgaagactgaagaaatgatgctgaaaattcagctttgcatcacagggatgaattccattttaaagtatattaaaatagaaaactagggctgtcaaacgattaatcgcatacaaaataaaagtttgcatttgcctaatatatgtgtgtactgtgtgtaattattatgttaaatgaaataaaaattataggTTTAAggcttttttaatatatttatttattttaccgttttttgaagtgctaaaatactttaaaagtacttttttttttaagtattaaaataacaaacttaaaaactatatagaatTTTTAGGTAATACATACAATTagtaatacaaacaaaaactataatatcaATGtactcattttaatttcaattttttgttttagttattttagtacatcaggttcaattaaattaaaataagaaatgtttttatgcagtttatttcagttaatattttttcacaagtaaagttttttttttttaatggttttaatttaacTATAATAGCCCTGTCTTTCAGCAGTACCAGAAATGcttcaaaaatcaatttaatatgcttatttgctgctcaaaaaagatttctaattattatcaatgataacatttttgtgaaaaccatgctacattttatttttcaggattctctgatacacagaaagttcaaaagaacttttttcaaattggatttttttttgtaacattataaatgtctttactgtcacttctgattaatttaatgcatccttgatgaataaatgtattcatttctttcaagaAAGCAATTCTGCACTGTCAGCAATTCTGTCACTGTAATATTAGTGTGTAAGTACCTGACAGTAGAATCGGAGGAGCCCGTCACTATGACTCTTTCATCGTACTGCAGGCACAGAACCGAACCAGTGTGACCCGTCAAGACCTTCAGACACTCCAGAGACTGTTTGTCCCAGATCTGACAGAGAGAATGTGATGATCAGCACagcagacagaatgacagatagacaaaacgacagacagacagacagacagataggtaCTTTGATGGAGTTGTCTCGCAGGCCACTGATGATCTTGTCGTCGTCGTACTGAAGGCAGTAAACACCTTTACTGTTCTCTGACCGGCACTGAATCCGCTGAAGATTGTGACGTCCACAGCGCCAGTTCGCTTCAAtagtctaaacaaacaaaacaaggaaAGAGGAGACTGAATGAACGGGTGAATGGATGCATGAAAAAAGTAATCGGATGAATGAGATAGCAAAAGGACAGATTTATGAATAGATGGATTCTCACCTCAATGTCCTGTATAATTTTGGGATAGAGTGAATGGTAGTATGAATTGGGCGGAACCTCGTTTGTTCGgttcttaaataaatatttctccCTGaggacaaaaacaagaaaaaggcCAATCAGATACAAGCAAAGGATAAACAACCAAAATGATTCTGAACTGGTTATGATGATTCATCACGAGCATGTGCATGGCatgattttatttcaattactatTGTTATGAGTTTGTGTTATTCTGCCCTCTGCTGTTCTTTGTGTACTTGCTTGCTTTTCAGATGGGTGCCCCCCAGATAATTCACCGGACGCGGTGATTGGTTCGTCtcatcaaccaatcagaataaaAGGACCACCCCAAACACCTTTCAGATGCCTTTCGTGCCACCGCGTGTATCTTTGTGTTGCGTCTCCGTTTTTCAATTCGatctttgtgtatttgagtATCCTGCCAGAGAGAACGGTTTTGTCTTGTTGTTGATGTGACTTAAGCCTGTTTCGAATACGAATGTAGATTGTGTATCGGATTTGTTAGTCAtcgatttttaaatatatattactctTTGTAAATAGCACTTTCAACATCAACTCAAGGGTTGTAGGAGGTTTGACGCCATTTCTTTTGCTGTACATATTTTGCACTCTGTTTTTGGTTTAGGGTTTAGTTAGGGAAggattgtgtattttattttattttcttttgactCAGGAATTTAGTTTATCTAAAACGAAgtctattttgtttattattttggcaTGGTCAACCTCTGAAGCTGGAACCCTTATATTTTGCCCAGAAATAAAAAGAGAATACGTTTTCCAAATCTCTCTGGTTGTGACACTCGTTTTTTTGTTACGACACAGACCCCTAGACGGTCGTAACACTATTTAACAGTTTTacacttatttatatatatatatatatatatatatatatataattataattcaaattaatgtttataaataatatttatttcatgtgcagtaactaaaaaaaaaaaaaaatatatatataataataataataataataataataataataataataataataataataatatatatatatatatatatatatatatatatatatatatttatttatatttaatggttTTGTTTTAGTAGTTGATGATAATCCAGTGTGGTAATGGTAACCATGGTATAGGTAGATAATAAATGATCAATTAATATTCACAGCACAtattttacacacaaacacacacttaaaataatatatatattattatatcaataACTTCACAGGATTGATGTGccttgtgattaatcacaatcaTCACATGAATGTCTGGGTTAGTCAGCACCAACTATGATTCACACCGAAGCACACGGTGCTATTATTTCAGGCATGTGATCGAATTTGCATTTAATAACAATGAGTTTCTGAAGCCAAAAATAACAAACACTGTTCTGACTGAAAGATGACAGATTACACGTCATATAGGAATAACCGACAACAAACTGATGAATTATTGATGCACACCTGAAGTGCAAAGGTGgctgtgtatttattttccatacttgactcatttttaattttattattactctACCTATACAATGATTACCAAGCAggattattatcatcattaactaaaataaaaactataacaaaacatattcattacctgaaatgtaataaacattatttgaaataaaataaaatatttttaaaaatcatattttttttacagctatttgccaaggcaacatttctcattttctgttagcttaaagcaggggtgtcacactccagtcctggagggccgcagccctgcagagtttagatgcaaccttAATTatacacacctgatccaactaatcaagtccttcaggcttgaaggagaagtccacttccacaacaacaactcacaaaaaatttactcacccccttgtcatccaagatgttcatgtctttctgtctttagtcgtaaagaaattatggtttttgaggaaaacatttcaggatttttctccatataatggacttcactggtgccccgattttgaactttcaaaatgtagtttaaatgcagcttcaaagggctctaaacattcccagccgaggaagaaaggtcttatctagcgaaacgatcgtatactttttaagcataaaagcttgtgtagcacaggctctgggatgcacgttcacaatgctacgaattagtaatgggtcgttcttgaacgattcttttattttgaacgaatcttcaatgtgactcggactaacgagtcgtctcggggagtgattcgttcagtcgcgcatgtgcaacatcctattaggttctgtactggaattagttcacctgtcaccttcaggtttttcgagtcgttcgttcatcttatggggctgtcaagTGAAGAACGAaagactcaaacccaaaaacttgtcagataagaggtgaggtgagctaatcatagactaaagacccaggcaaacaattaatcttttctgtttcttatagcattatagttttgtcttgtttgtagtgtgatcaacgtttgtgtaagcagtagatgtgttagggaagtaacacgtaacattttaattatattttgctaaaatgaacgaaatgactcaaaaaagattcgttcattttgctgaatgagactcaaaggtccgagtcagtaaaatgatccgaacttcccatcactactacgaatcatgtccaagttcatcgtctgtgtactccggctaaaaaaggtagagaatggcgaaaaactccatcttattttctcctacaacttcagaatcgtccgacacattgtacctttttgtttgtaaacagcatttgatttacttgcactttcttagtctttgtgcattcgctttgtaaacactgggtctgtagttccacctacgttctgcgtgaccttttgacgtgattcaatagtaagtagcgtcgtgaacgcatcccagagcctgtgctacatgagcttttgtgcttataaagtagatatatataaagaagtttagagtcctttgaagatgcatttaaactacattttggcaGTTCAAaatggggcaccaatgaagtccattatatggagaaaaatcctaaaatgttttcctcaaaaaacataatttctttacaactgaagacagaaagacatgaacatcttggatgacaagggggtgagtacattatctgtgaattgttgttctggaagcggacttttcctttaattgaaaactgcatagtatgtgtgttgtagcaaggttggaacaaaactctgcagggcctCCAGAAattgagtttgacacccctggctTAAAGGGAGAGTTTACCgattctgtcagtaattattAACCCTCACgttattccaaacccataagccctttgtttattttcagaaaacaaattaagataaattaagacaaattacgcttcataaaattacagttgaaccatgtcacatggactattttaacaatgtccttactacctttttgggtcttgaaagtgtcagttgcattgctgtctatgcagggtcggacagctgtgttcagaagatgaacaaaggtcttacgggtttgaaacaacatgagggtgagtaattaaagacagaattttcatttttgattgaacttttttttttttttttttaatctttttaaattaaaattccaaaataaataaaacttaaaaactatgtagacattaaaaaacagtttgtcaCCTGAAATATAATGTTCTTGTTGAGAACATCACTAATAATTACGTACTTGTCTTGAACACCACCAagcgtttaaaaaaaagactgcaCAGTTTTACACGTTTGTTCAGTGAAGCAAAGCAAAtaagtgtctgtgtgtttttaccACTGATGGCGCTCTGAAAGGCCTTTCCACAGTGGGTCTGTGCGCACCATCCTCTCAATCAGCTTTTTCCAGAGCATCCCGTCTGAAATGACCCGCTGCCATTCTCGACAGACCAGCTCAGCAGAGCACAGAGAACGAGCGTCGAGAAACGAGAGGATGTTCTCTGCTATGTGATCCAGACCCTGAGCTACAAACAGAGAGATTCAGTGAGATTCAGTGCAAATACTGACATTCACATAGCACCTGATGCATactgcaaacaaaaacattatttgaggcacttagaaaaaaaaaaactgaataagattttatatttcatgacATGATACCGTTGCAGTCACtagtttacatataccttgcagaatctgcaagacGTTATGGTTGGTTTAACACTCATTATCAGCAATTTTAAGATTTACCCTCCACTAAACATTGCATAAAAAACAAGCATACAAACAAACTGATGTAGTGAAAGTGATGTAAGTAGGCGGCTCTGGCCATGTGCCGacactcacatttctgactctGCTAATGCATGTGCTGGAGTAGGAGGATTTGAGGTACGTGCGCTTATGTGTGAGTTAGTTACCTGGCAACGCAGTGATGAAGTCTCTCTGTAACATGGGTTTAAGGTACGAGTTTATATGGCCGTGCTGGTAGTGACACATGCGTGAGATCAGATGCTCCACAAACTCCACCTGATCTGATTCTGACCACTGATCAAACAGCTGGATGCACAGATCTTTCTCCTTGTCGAAGTTCCCCTGGGACGTCCTCTTCCTCGAACCCGCCACTGAACCATTCCCGAACTGGACAAAAAAAAcgattaaaaaactttttatttcagttagttgccaaggcaaccttttttaaaaacattttttaaaacatttaacccaaaagAACTcaactaaaagtaaaaaaagaaaacaatgaattaaaataaaacaaacatgcatgtgtgtgtgtatatatatatatatatatatattttttttttttaaatgtatatttatacatttataaaatacatatatatgtatttttatgtatatttatatttagtttaactataagtactaaaatagctaaaacagaaaaaataagctAATAAAAACTAgagacatattttttaaatattaataaaaatgacaataacagctaaattgttaaaacttcaactaaaactaaaaagaacacacaaaatattaaaaaaaaaaaaaaaaaaaaaaccatgaaagtaaaataacactgctacTTGGTCAACTAGTAAAACTAGTTGTGTAAGCACCAagttatttaaaagtatataatacattttaaaaatgcattgcatgttttcattttgtttgtttttttgctcccACTCGCTGTAGTGGAGCGGTAACGTAACATTCGTGTAAACAGTTTCAGCATTTCAGAAATAAAAGTCTATTTTTAAACTGCACACAGACTACAGTGAAGCACAACATTTACCGTATTTTGCTTCTGAATTGATTTCTTCTTATAAACTCAGAGGGTAATTAAATGACCACATGACCTTGGCAGGCAATTCAGctggaaatttttatttttatggattCAGATGGGAATGTAAATATCTCTTTTTCACACACACCTTGAACACTGTTGTCTTCTTTGGTGAGACGTCACCTGTGTTATTCTGTGACTCCATCACCGTCATGCCCTATAGAGAGACACACAAGAGAGCAACAGGTGTTAAACATGTGTCTGACTGAGTGACAGATAAAGAATCAGTCTAAATGGTGCATTCTGAgtaaaacattgtaaaaaaaaaaaaaaaaaaaaggagcagTTTAACATGCACATGGAGAGGGCAAACACCAACAAACAGATTCAGCTCtgtgagaacaaactttaaatcTTCTGTCAGTTCCACTGCAGCtttcacaaaaagaaaatatatgtgGGGTGGGAGGAGCTTAAGGACAAGTGGGAGGAGTTTCATTTACAGCTGAACTGTTGCTTTAAATCGATTGGTCAGCTTGGCGTGTTTAAACAGTCTTAATCACACAAAgggttaaaaacacacaattacaTGCATGTGCAGATTTGACAAAGCAAACAGTGAAACACAAAGATAAAGACAGAACGCTGAATTGATGAAACCTGCCGTAAATACACATGGTGCACTAATATCCCACCTTAAACACATGTACTGTGGCTTGAGTGAATTCATTTACACATATAAATGAAACTTTTTGAAATAgaacaaaatattaaagtaagTGTCTGTATCCGTGAGTGTCAAATGCAGAAGCATCTTTTTCAACTTAtgttaactttatttttgaagtttacATGTCTTTAATTCAGCTGGTATTTTGGTGAATTTAATGGATGTATAAAATCAAGTTCACACAAATGTAGAACCCACATTAACTAGCAACATCACCCACTAACTaaccacaaacaaacaatactgACTGTCAATTTCAATACTATGAGCTGTCAGCTGATTTCAATAAAGTTTGGCAATAGAATGTTGCAAAGATCACAATTTTAGTTGTACTGAACCATTTTATCTacatttagttaaaataaacacCTCTCTCACTTCATCTGCATCCCAGGTTTATTTTTCACTGAGGTCAGCACAATGTATTATGGGACTGGAACAAGAGCAATCACTACTAAAAGCCTGGAATTATTAATActataaaaacagcaatatagaccaatttggagtagacgtcacagttatgTCACTTGCAGCCGAGcgtgcatagtggttgcagaaaaacactggtaacaagtggaggtaaacgggtaaaatccatggaatgagagagaaaaacaatttttgtgccttttgatgtcaaaattggAATGCAAaccatttttatagaatactgttatcaaagacgccatttgaagtcAAACGCATATGTTTAAACGGACAtgctatggatgaaaactgctatgattactctacttttaaagcataaatttgatttaaacaatacataatattcacatatgctgtttatAGGGGACGTATTGTATTAACCCCTCAGTTACAgcttcaaatattatttaaacttattacttatatttaaataacatttatttatttttttttttttttcttgcaaatgcaagttatcTCCTATTTTGGACTCTctaactcgatttaactcaaaaacAGTGAGTgtgtcaattctgaggggaaaaaaggcagaagtgtgggatataaactactctgagagaagaaaagagagaatgacaagttgtttttccttattagaattgagatataatctaggaattgcaagaataaagtcagaattttgaaatataacatcagatttacctttttttttattattttattccacAGCTCCATAGATTACCACTTGAAAACCATCATTTTCTGTCACCAGACAGGCTCCTCCcacaaaaaatacatatctgtaagactatcccaaTATCTAACGTCAATTTTTtagaataacagtgcttatcgctgagtgacaagctcttgtattATGtggagaacattttaaaaattacatctaaatcaatataatctacaatttttttttaatttaactattttgtaccatatccatgtaattctctagccgtaaaggcGATCTCACcagggttttctgcaaccatgatgcGCGCGCATCCCGAACGTTTACAAACCGATAATTACAATGCAAAATAAGTATTTTCTAtgtcaataaattataaaatgtatttcattcctgtggtgcaaagctgaattttaaatatcattactccagtcttcagtgtcacatgatccttcagaaatcattctaatatgctgatttgctgctcaagaaatatttctgattattatcagtggtGAAAACATTTATGCTGCgtcatatttttgtagaaaccctGATAAATCTTATTGTTCTAggttatttaataaacatattatagcatttatttgaaacagaaaaccTTCGATCAATTTCATGTGTCCTcactttctttaaataaaatggtaCTGGCCCTAAATATTGTCGGGTCACTTTAGTATTGATTAAAATTGGATTGTCCCTTTTgttcaaattttaatataagtgtgtgtttcacaaagaaaaaagtTCAGATATGAGATATGAGGTGAGACTAAAGCAGACACAGACAGGCaagcagaaagaaaaacagagatAGAGGGTGGCAACAAACAACCACTCTGCTCTTCAGCATTTCCTCCTCTATTTTCTTATACAGACTGAATTACAGTGCAGTAAACTTAGACAtctacaaatttaaaaatcagcCTTATATGTCAGTCAATCACATCTAGAGACAAAAAgccaaacacacagacacacaaccAGTGCAtgagacggacggacggacaggaGGAGTGGAGAGGAGAGAAGAGAAGAGCAGAACCTGGTTGTGGGCCCGGGAGGACGGGAGGCTCTGCAGGCATCTGAGAGCACACAGACTCTCTGCCACCGACGAACAACCCAGCCAGACAGAACGAGGCAAAGAAcactgtgagagagagagagagagagagagagagagaaaacaggaggaaaaacagaaagagaaaaagataaAGAGAACAAACAAAGACCaagagaagaaagtcagaatgaAAGAACAGCAAACCAAGGAGGAAAAGAATGAAAGgcagaaagaaaagaacaagCAATAC includes:
- the fbxw11a gene encoding F-box and WD repeat domain-containing 11-A isoform X2 — its product is MDPDMDDKTLELMGMTVMESQNNTGDVSPKKTTVFKFGNGSVAGSRKRTSQGNFDKEKDLCIQLFDQWSESDQVEFVEHLISRMCHYQHGHINSYLKPMLQRDFITALPAQGLDHIAENILSFLDARSLCSAELVCREWQRVISDGMLWKKLIERMVRTDPLWKGLSERHQWEKYLFKNRTNEVPPNSYYHSLYPKIIQDIETIEANWRCGRHNLQRIQCRSENSKGVYCLQYDDDKIISGLRDNSIKIWDKQSLECLKVLTGHTGSVLCLQYDERVIVTGSSDSTVRVWDVVSGEVLNTLIHHNEAVLHLRFCNGLMVTCSKDRSIAVWDMASATDISLRRVLVGHRAAVNVVDFDDKYIVSASGDRTIKVWSTSTCEFVRTLNGHKRGIACLQYRDRLVVSGSSDNTIRLWDIECGACLRVLEGHEELVRCIRFDNKRIVSGAYDGKIKVWDLQAALDPRAPASTLCLRTLVEHSGRVFRLQFDEFQIISSSHDDTILIWDFLNVSTNGQPERRSPSRTYTYVSR
- the fbxw11a gene encoding F-box and WD repeat domain-containing 11-A isoform X1, yielding MDPDMDDKTLELMCSLPRSVWLGCSSVAESLCALRCLQSLPSSRAHNQGMTVMESQNNTGDVSPKKTTVFKFGNGSVAGSRKRTSQGNFDKEKDLCIQLFDQWSESDQVEFVEHLISRMCHYQHGHINSYLKPMLQRDFITALPAQGLDHIAENILSFLDARSLCSAELVCREWQRVISDGMLWKKLIERMVRTDPLWKGLSERHQWEKYLFKNRTNEVPPNSYYHSLYPKIIQDIETIEANWRCGRHNLQRIQCRSENSKGVYCLQYDDDKIISGLRDNSIKIWDKQSLECLKVLTGHTGSVLCLQYDERVIVTGSSDSTVRVWDVVSGEVLNTLIHHNEAVLHLRFCNGLMVTCSKDRSIAVWDMASATDISLRRVLVGHRAAVNVVDFDDKYIVSASGDRTIKVWSTSTCEFVRTLNGHKRGIACLQYRDRLVVSGSSDNTIRLWDIECGACLRVLEGHEELVRCIRFDNKRIVSGAYDGKIKVWDLQAALDPRAPASTLCLRTLVEHSGRVFRLQFDEFQIISSSHDDTILIWDFLNVSTNGQPERRSPSRTYTYVSR